The following are from one region of the bacterium genome:
- the sucD gene encoding succinate--CoA ligase subunit alpha — translation MAILVDKNTKVLVQGITGRDGSFHTRLMLDYGTKVVAGVTPGKGGQEVHGVRVYNTVKEAVEETGANTSIIFVPPKFAVDAIFEAAEAGIKLIVTITEGIPALEESKVFDFLKKVGARMIGPNCPGIISPGKCKVGILPAHIFKEGDIGIVSRSGTLTYEIVYNITKSGFGQSTCIGIGGDAIIGTNFIDVLSLFEKDPQTRGVVLIGEIGGTDEQEAAEFIRDHMTKPVVAFIAGLTAPPGKRMGHAGAIISGSEGTAKEKIEKFKECGVPVASIPSEIPALLKQVLKEKGAK, via the coding sequence ATGGCAATACTTGTTGATAAGAACACAAAAGTTTTGGTGCAGGGAATAACCGGTAGAGATGGTTCATTTCATACCAGACTCATGCTCGATTACGGCACCAAAGTCGTGGCTGGGGTCACACCCGGAAAGGGTGGCCAGGAAGTTCATGGGGTGCGGGTTTATAACACAGTGAAGGAAGCTGTCGAGGAAACCGGTGCCAATACATCGATAATTTTCGTCCCGCCAAAATTCGCTGTCGATGCGATATTCGAGGCTGCAGAGGCTGGAATAAAGCTAATCGTCACCATTACAGAAGGCATTCCTGCGCTCGAGGAGTCAAAAGTGTTCGACTTCCTCAAAAAAGTTGGGGCAAGAATGATAGGTCCAAATTGTCCCGGAATCATATCGCCTGGAAAATGCAAGGTAGGAATATTACCCGCTCACATTTTCAAAGAAGGAGATATAGGAATTGTGTCTCGTTCAGGTACTCTCACCTACGAAATCGTGTACAACATAACTAAATCGGGGTTTGGACAGTCGACATGTATCGGCATAGGTGGCGATGCCATCATAGGAACCAACTTCATAGATGTTCTCTCACTGTTCGAAAAGGACCCGCAAACCCGTGGTGTTGTTCTCATAGGCGAAATAGGCGGGACTGACGAACAGGAAGCAGCAGAATTCATAAGAGACCACATGACAAAGCCCGTTGTAGCCTTCATCGCGGGACTTACTGCTCCCCCGGGGAAAAGAATGGGACATGCAGGTGCTATAATATCTGGCTCAGAGGGGACAGCTAAGGAAAAAATAGAAAAATTCAAGGAGTGCGGTGTTCCCGTGGCAAGCATTCCATCGGAAATACCAGCTCTGCTGAAACAAGTGCTAAAAGAAAAAGGCGCAAAATAG
- the metK gene encoding methionine adenosyltransferase — protein sequence MTQQQGRYLFTSESVTEGHPDKICDQISDAVLDAILAEDPYGRVACEVFATTGMIIVGGEITTKTYVDIPKIARETVREIGYTDPSLGFHWENMAVLTTIDQQSPDIAIGVDRDGAGDQGIMFGYACDETPELMPMPIHFAHRLAMRMAEARKSGELEWLRPDGKTQVTVEYLNGVPKKVDAIVIAAQHNPDVEYKFLREQILEKIIRKVIPEDMLPDDDHIYINPTGRFVLGGPVADTGLTGRKTVVDTYGGYAHNGGGCFSGKDPTKVDRSASYMARYIAKNIVKAGLAKRCEVQLSYAIGIPEPISIFVDTYGTGLLPEEELQKIIYENFPLTPRGMIEYLDLRRPIYKKTAVYGHFGRELPEFTWEKTDKVDVLKKYL from the coding sequence ATGACCCAACAGCAGGGAAGGTATTTATTCACCTCGGAAAGCGTTACCGAAGGTCACCCCGATAAAATTTGCGACCAAATTTCCGATGCAGTTTTGGATGCTATATTGGCGGAAGACCCTTATGGGCGTGTTGCCTGCGAGGTATTCGCGACTACGGGCATGATTATCGTGGGCGGCGAGATAACCACGAAAACATATGTGGATATTCCAAAAATAGCTCGTGAAACAGTAAGAGAAATAGGGTATACGGACCCAAGTCTTGGTTTTCACTGGGAGAATATGGCGGTTTTAACGACTATTGACCAGCAGTCGCCCGACATTGCTATTGGCGTTGACCGAGACGGTGCTGGTGACCAGGGCATAATGTTCGGATATGCTTGTGATGAAACACCAGAGCTTATGCCGATGCCTATACATTTTGCTCATAGGCTCGCAATGAGAATGGCTGAAGCTCGAAAATCAGGGGAATTAGAATGGCTCAGACCTGACGGTAAAACACAGGTTACGGTGGAATATCTTAATGGCGTGCCCAAGAAAGTGGATGCGATAGTTATTGCTGCACAGCACAACCCGGATGTTGAATACAAGTTCCTTCGCGAGCAGATTCTTGAGAAAATAATAAGGAAAGTCATACCTGAAGACATGCTTCCCGATGACGACCATATATACATTAATCCAACGGGCAGATTTGTTCTTGGTGGTCCCGTTGCCGATACAGGTCTTACCGGCAGGAAAACAGTGGTCGATACCTATGGTGGCTACGCACACAATGGTGGCGGTTGCTTCTCGGGGAAGGACCCCACGAAGGTTGATCGCTCAGCGTCTTATATGGCGCGCTACATAGCGAAAAACATAGTTAAAGCCGGGCTCGCAAAAAGATGCGAGGTGCAATTATCATATGCGATAGGTATACCCGAGCCTATATCTATCTTCGTTGATACATATGGAACAGGACTTTTGCCGGAAGAGGAACTCCAGAAAATAATTTATGAAAATTTCCCGCTTACTCCCAGAGGAATGATAGAATATCTCGACCTGAGGCGGCCGATATATAAGAAAACAGCTGTTTATGGCCATTTCGGCAGGGAATTGCCCGAATTTACATGGGAGAAAACCGATAAGGTTGATGTCCTTAAAAAGTATTTGTGA
- a CDS encoding DUF1385 domain-containing protein, whose translation MMRSEDAFAMAVRKPDGDIEVVKENYTSLAKRKKLLGLPLIRGFIGIVEMLYFGMKYLELSARIASPDDERKETVVSRLISFLVLVVAFAAAVALFAYLPLLVSSVAGFKQKPFLFNLFAGFVRVVLFIVYIVVISFVPDIRRVFQYHGAEHKVINAYEHGEPVEIASTRNYTTYHPRCGTSFILVMVILAILFYALVDGILYSAFGIAMRPFYRMLYHILLLPIVFGIAYEFLKIGDNLPDESFIFKLMTYPGMWLQRITTKPPDDSMIETAVVALKAALGEDAGSISVRSSRRD comes from the coding sequence ATGATGCGCTCTGAGGATGCTTTCGCCATGGCGGTAAGGAAACCCGATGGCGACATTGAAGTTGTGAAAGAAAATTATACATCGTTGGCTAAAAGAAAGAAATTATTGGGGTTGCCTTTGATACGGGGATTCATTGGGATTGTTGAGATGCTTTATTTCGGGATGAAATACCTTGAGTTATCCGCCCGGATCGCAAGTCCCGACGATGAACGCAAGGAAACTGTTGTGAGTCGGTTGATATCATTTCTTGTTTTAGTTGTTGCATTTGCGGCGGCAGTGGCACTTTTCGCATACTTGCCGCTTCTGGTATCCTCTGTTGCGGGATTTAAGCAGAAGCCATTCCTTTTCAATCTGTTTGCTGGTTTCGTGAGAGTAGTGCTTTTTATAGTCTATATCGTTGTTATATCGTTTGTGCCGGACATTAGGCGTGTTTTTCAGTATCACGGTGCAGAACACAAAGTCATTAATGCATATGAACACGGTGAACCTGTGGAAATAGCCTCAACTCGAAACTACACTACATATCATCCAAGGTGCGGGACGAGCTTCATATTGGTGATGGTTATATTGGCAATTCTGTTTTATGCATTAGTTGACGGGATACTTTATTCGGCATTCGGCATAGCCATGAGACCTTTTTACAGGATGCTTTACCATATTCTGCTTTTGCCAATTGTTTTCGGCATTGCCTATGAGTTCTTAAAAATTGGGGACAATCTTCCGGACGAAAGCTTTATTTTTAAACTTATGACCTATCCAGGGATGTGGCTGCAACGAATAACAACGAAGCCTCCGGACGATTCGATGATCGAGACTGCTGTGGTAGCGTTGAAGGCTGCGCTTGGTGAGGATGCTGGTTCTATTAGTGTTCGGAGTTCGCGGAGAGATTGA
- a CDS encoding T9SS type A sorting domain-containing protein yields MKKFVILILLVIFGLSCASRIDVELGASDTLAVWGGPAIAYLDSVPIVLVGTTDDSIYAISYDGSMLPGFPFYVHGPVTSKLAWENVDSILAIFALTANGILWRIDYNGVVAESIYALKLGNQAHFVSPVLYDLNGDGELEVIVCVDTNLFALTFDGVQIFHVAFSSTTGSCVSSPTLADIDGDGEAEIILESYRKLFAYEPTGSLISGFPVEMPEHCYLSYSTPLGWDYDCDGIDELFFGAHVSGYGAEHGLVMRYDHSSSSLDTLYVVGRPGSWVYCSPAVGDVGGDYRYDLAFNSIDGTVFALTPEGALSSFGGVALHLAFGHTYGTPLLADINFEIGPEYIIQAFNEDSSRQFLVAMNPLSSYVDSFPDTIEHARSGILTPALFTFHDTTFIVSIDGGGRLSIWSVDRVPVPGYRFWCQFLGDRRNSNTMLPPQLELFVEKISDTTYEIYWNRPDWRFASAYQLYRSTDSVGLFSEPIVRITDLDDTSFVYTSSAPPGSLWFFVLLEDSFGRTGLKSVPKSPSREVVSEHRFTDAERFEIRQNPFNSILFIRADNAYYASVFDVTGRIVRKVYFQKGGLVSINLNGFPSGIYLIRVMFRSGCMSPIKKAILVK; encoded by the coding sequence ATGAAAAAGTTTGTAATTTTAATACTATTAGTCATTTTTGGACTTTCGTGTGCATCGAGAATCGATGTTGAACTCGGAGCTTCCGATACCCTTGCTGTTTGGGGGGGACCGGCTATAGCGTATCTTGACTCGGTTCCTATTGTCTTAGTGGGAACCACCGACGATTCCATTTACGCCATATCTTATGATGGTTCTATGTTGCCCGGCTTCCCATTTTATGTTCATGGTCCTGTAACCTCGAAACTCGCGTGGGAAAATGTTGACAGCATATTGGCCATTTTTGCCCTGACTGCTAACGGCATACTATGGCGCATTGACTACAATGGTGTGGTGGCTGAAAGCATTTACGCATTAAAGCTGGGCAATCAGGCGCACTTTGTCTCACCTGTGCTTTACGATTTAAACGGGGATGGTGAACTGGAAGTTATAGTATGTGTTGATACCAATCTTTTTGCGTTAACTTTTGATGGTGTTCAGATTTTTCATGTTGCTTTTTCGTCGACAACTGGTTCTTGTGTATCGTCTCCGACGCTGGCTGATATAGATGGCGATGGAGAAGCAGAGATAATACTTGAAAGTTATAGAAAACTTTTTGCCTACGAGCCCACAGGCTCACTGATTTCAGGGTTTCCTGTTGAAATGCCGGAGCATTGCTACTTGAGTTATTCGACACCTTTAGGCTGGGATTATGACTGTGACGGAATAGACGAATTGTTCTTTGGCGCGCATGTTTCCGGCTACGGCGCTGAGCATGGGTTGGTTATGAGGTACGACCACTCATCGTCAAGTCTCGACACCCTTTATGTCGTTGGCCGTCCGGGGAGCTGGGTTTATTGCTCGCCAGCAGTAGGTGATGTCGGTGGTGATTATCGCTATGACCTTGCTTTCAATTCTATTGATGGCACAGTATTCGCGCTGACGCCGGAAGGGGCTTTATCGAGTTTTGGTGGTGTTGCTCTTCATCTTGCGTTCGGACATACATATGGGACACCGCTTCTTGCTGACATTAACTTTGAGATAGGACCTGAATATATAATACAGGCTTTTAATGAGGATAGCTCCCGACAGTTCCTTGTCGCAATGAATCCTCTCTCAAGCTATGTTGATAGTTTTCCCGATACGATTGAACATGCACGGTCGGGTATTTTGACCCCTGCCTTGTTCACATTTCACGACACGACATTTATAGTGTCGATAGACGGCGGCGGGAGGCTTTCAATATGGAGTGTTGATAGAGTTCCTGTGCCAGGTTATCGCTTCTGGTGTCAATTCCTTGGGGATAGGCGCAATAGTAATACCATGCTTCCTCCTCAACTCGAGCTTTTCGTGGAGAAAATTTCCGACACTACTTACGAAATTTACTGGAATAGACCAGATTGGCGTTTTGCGAGTGCTTATCAGCTTTATCGCTCAACTGATTCCGTTGGCTTATTTTCAGAACCAATAGTTAGGATAACGGACCTTGACGATACATCGTTTGTGTATACATCATCCGCTCCGCCAGGGTCGCTATGGTTTTTTGTGCTCCTTGAGGATTCCTTCGGGCGAACAGGGCTCAAAAGTGTTCCTAAAAGCCCCAGCCGTGAGGTCGTCTCGGAACACAGATTTACTGATGCAGAACGATTTGAGATTAGACAAAATCCGTTCAACTCAATCTTGTTTATCCGCGCGGATAATGCCTATTATGCGTCTGTCTTCGATGTAACTGGCAGAATTGTTAGAAAAGTTTATTTCCAAAAAGGCGGCTTGGTTTCGATAAATTTAAATGGTTTTCCCTCGGGGATTTACTTGATAAGAGTCATGTTTCGGTCAGGTTGCATGTCCCCTATCAAAAAGGCAATTCTTGTAAAATAA